ATTAGGCAATGCCGTCACAACCCGTGGGTATGGAAACCAGCCACGCGTTCAGCGGTCTGACGTGTCTCGACTGCGGGACGACGATTCCGGCCGACGAGGTGTCAGGGCGTTGTCCCGACTGCGGCGGCGTCCTCGACCCACAGTATGAGTACGACGCGATCGAGCTCGATCGGGCGACGCTCGACGACCGCACTGATCGCTCCCAGTGGCGCTACCGTGAGCTACTGCCGTTCACGCGCGAGAGCGCGGTCAGTCTCGACGAGGGCGGGACGCCACTGGTCGAGTGTCCACGGCTCGCTGACGAACTCGACGTCGGGCGCGTGCTCGTCAAGGACGACGGTCGGCTTCCGACGGGATCGACTGCGGATCGGGGCCAGTCCCTCGCGCTGACCGCCGCGGCGGGCCTCGACGTGACCGACGTTGCGCTCCCATCACCGGGCGCAAGCGCGCAGTCTGCGGCGGCGTACGCGGCGCGAGCGGGACTGGACTCCCACGCATTCGTCCCCTCTCGGACGCCCTTTACCAACAAGGCGATGATCAACGTCCACGGCGGTGACATGAACGTAATCGGCGGGCGCTTTGACGACGCTGTCGATGCCTTCGAGGATGCGATCGCCGAGGAGCCCTGGCACTCGCTGTCGGCCTTCGACACACCCTACCGTCACGAGGGACGGAAGACGGCGCTGTTCGAGATCGTCGAACAGCTCGACTGGACACTTCCGGATGCGATCGTTGCCCCAACAGGATCGGGCCTCTCGATTGCCGGACTGTACAAGGGGGCAAGAGAGCTGCGCGAGCTGGGGCTCGTTGACGACCTGCCCGCGCTGTACGCCGCACAGGCGGCGGGCTGTGCGCCGATCGTCGAGGCCTGGGGTGACGGAGAATCGGAGAGTTCGCCCGTCGAGCTCCCCGACACGATCTGTGGCGAGCTCGAAATTCCCGATCCGAACGGCTCGGCACACGTTCTCGACGCGCTGGCAGCGACCGACGGCGGTGCCGTCTCCGTCGAGGATCCGGAGATCCTCGAAAGCGCCGTCACGGCGGCGTCAAGCGAAGGCCTCGAAGTCGGGACGAGTACGGGTGCGGCGCTGGGCGGGACGTGGCGACTCGCCGAGCGGGATACACTGGCCGAAGACGACTGTGTGGTCGTCCTCAATACTGGGGCCGGAAGCAAAGATGACGACGTGCTCCGGAGCCACCTGATGGGCCAGGGGATCTAGGGGTCGATCTCGTCGAGATCGATCGCGGCGACCTCGTCATCGAGCCATTCGCTGAACCAGCGGACTCGTTTGAGCCGCCGATGGGCGATATCCTGGGCCGTCTCGCTTTCGACCCGGTCGGCGGCGTTCTGGCCACGTTCGAGCACCCGTTCGACCATCTCGGCAGTATCCATGTGCGTGCGAGCCTCGTAACCCATCCGTAACAGCATCAGTGCCGTTCCGTTCGCACCGATCTTGTCGAGCAGGTCGGCCTCGATGAGACACTGCGTTTCGAGGGGTAGATCCTCGACCGATCCCTGATAGGAGTGGTCCCGGACGGCCCGACAGACGCTCTCGACGAAGGATTCGGGATAGTCCCCGTGTGCTTCCAGATACTTGCGTGCAACTCTCGCACCTTCCTCGGCGTGGACATCCTG
This DNA window, taken from Natranaeroarchaeum aerophilus, encodes the following:
- a CDS encoding threonine synthase; this encodes METSHAFSGLTCLDCGTTIPADEVSGRCPDCGGVLDPQYEYDAIELDRATLDDRTDRSQWRYRELLPFTRESAVSLDEGGTPLVECPRLADELDVGRVLVKDDGRLPTGSTADRGQSLALTAAAGLDVTDVALPSPGASAQSAAAYAARAGLDSHAFVPSRTPFTNKAMINVHGGDMNVIGGRFDDAVDAFEDAIAEEPWHSLSAFDTPYRHEGRKTALFEIVEQLDWTLPDAIVAPTGSGLSIAGLYKGARELRELGLVDDLPALYAAQAAGCAPIVEAWGDGESESSPVELPDTICGELEIPDPNGSAHVLDALAATDGGAVSVEDPEILESAVTAASSEGLEVGTSTGAALGGTWRLAERDTLAEDDCVVVLNTGAGSKDDDVLRSHLMGQGI
- a CDS encoding HD domain-containing protein; translated protein: MGVEIKESRVSEEEFADMADFVFEYLSASVQNEDEGGRMRWYPWHSAEYRHNHILNVVELSTEIARKEGADVDIARVAALFHDIAKLDAEQDVHAEEGARVARKYLEAHGDYPESFVESVCRAVRDHSYQGSVEDLPLETQCLIEADLLDKIGANGTALMLLRMGYEARTHMDTAEMVERVLERGQNAADRVESETAQDIAHRRLKRVRWFSEWLDDEVAAIDLDEIDP